The proteins below are encoded in one region of Synchiropus splendidus isolate RoL2022-P1 chromosome 13, RoL_Sspl_1.0, whole genome shotgun sequence:
- the col15a1b gene encoding collagen, type XV, alpha 1b isoform X1, producing MGRLHLSLAAVLLLASSVEAQWWNVIWASPKSIPSSPQPSAITTTEPSATPGLAGWLGWNQQATDAALNISTHPETPTPISVLSNLDISTAGAGTPSTEDNSAGTSSTTRPTSRPLKHWKSDSRGHLDLTELIGVPLPPSVSFTPGYEGFPAYNFGPDANIGRLTKVFLAEAFYKDFAIIVTVRPSSSRGGVLFAITDAHQKVVELGLALTPVRDGLQSILLYYTDRELASHSHKAAAFSVPDMTDQWTRFTVVVEREEVRLYMDCGEAERTTFHRRPEGLTFSHNSGIFVANAGSTGLEKFVGSIQQLVIKDDPRAAEEQCEDDDPDASGFGSGDDSLDDRETEEEYKKKSEGRKKQPAKKEEESVPVQAPPTEAPTGDSDHYAGPQKTEEPGERPGSGHVKLGPKGEPGRRGPPGPPGPSALPGGQPGPRGPAGTPGQPGTPGKDGPQGSKGEKGDTGKRGAQGVPGLAGEAGVKGEKGDPGVGLPGSPGPPGPPGPPRSRSVHYGADAIGSGFDDLDSDIDPIRGPPGPPGPPGPPGPPGHNLFSGSGDSHSSGNVVPSGAPGIDGLKGIPGIPIIDDWFSGSGLDGSGQSSEFSSDRDPGLGSGLILGTSSEPDFGSSWVSGEGPAGRDGIPGSPGAEGQKGEQGVRGSPGPKGECGLEGTVGVAGTPGPQGPQGKRGPPGPPGPPGPPGALATKFFIEDLEGSGKSDASIGSGVRAPQGPPGLPGPKGEDGAPGVPGLSVKGEPGDPGPDGIQGPAGLPGPRGAKGEKGNPGPKGECGPDGLTIRGPPGPPGPPGPAINLQELLMESGGFNINLTELTGQKGPEGVPGRAGFPGPRGPKGDKGPSGAQGLAGLKGEKGEPGVIIAADGSLLSAPRGPQGPKGMKGDRGFPGSTGLMGPIGPTGQKGEYGFPGRPGRPGMPGKKGDRGETVGVPGPPGPPGPPGLPGRVVGLSGESVVHGAKGDKGDAGLPGEPGLGLPDIIMGEQGEPGYRGQKGEKGESGPPGPPGLPGRSGLVGPKGEANVGPAGPPGLPGPSGPPGIGQPGPRGNPGPPGPPGPVVAHGSGISVPGPPGPPGPPGSPGYTSPVSTFQTTQALTREAQWASEGTLAYVSERGGELYIRTQHGWHKIPLGELLHHRPLPSGTSEPLSRRGDWNRSHRSHNQELHEGSRGFQPSFNVLPDTFNAVPGLHLVALNAPLKGDMRGIRGADYQCYQQARAMGLTATYRAFLSSHLQDLATIVRKADRMDMPVVNLRGEMLFSSWVSIFTGNGGIFNPSTPIYSFDGRNVMTDAAWPEKMIWHGSSTVGIRLTTNYCEAWRTADMAVTGQAALLQTGRLLGQQTRSCSNHYIVLCIENTYVGNLHHRRP from the exons ATGGGAAGGCTTCACTTGTCTCTGGCTGCTGTCCTGCTCCTGGCCTCCTCTGTGGAGGCACAGTGGTGGAACGTCATTTGGGCGAGCCCAAAGAGCATCCCCAGCTCTCCCCAACCATCTGCCATCACCACCACGGAGCCTTCTGCCACCCCAGGCTTGGCAGGCTGGTTAGGATGGAATCAGCAGGCTACTGATGCAGCTCTGAATATCAGCACTCACCCAGAGACCCCGACTCCCATCTCGGTTTTGTCTAACTTGGACATCAGCACTGCTGGAGCTGGGACTCCGTCCACAGAGGACAACTCTGCTGGAACCAGCAGCACGACCAGACCCACTTCAAGACCTTTAAAACACTGGAAAAGTG aCTCGCGGGGTCACCTGGACTTGACAGAGTTGATTGGCgtgcccctccctccctctgtgtCCTTCACCCCTGGGTATGAGGGGTTTCCAGCCTACAACTTCGGACCTGACGCCAACATCGGCAGACTCACCAAGGTCTTCTTGGCTGAGGCCTTCTACAAGGACTTTGCCATCATTGTCACG GTGCGCCCAAGCAGCTCCAGGGGTGGGGTCCTCTTTGCCATCACTGATGCCCACCAGAAGGTGGTGGAGCTGGGTTTGGCCCTCACCCCAGTCCGAGATGGACTCCAGAGTATCTTGCTGTACTATACAGACCGAGAGCTGGCCTCTCACAGCCACAAAGCAGCAGCCttcagcgtgccagacatgacTGACCAGTGGACACGGTTCACT GTGGTGGTGGAGCGTGAGGAGGTACGACTTTACATGGACTGCGGGGAGGCAGAGAGGACCACTTTCCATCGAAGGCCTGAGGGGCTGACCTTCTCACACAACTCTGGAATATTTGTCGCAAATGCAGGAAGCACAGGCCTGGAAAAGTTTGTG GGATCGATTCAGCAGCTGGTAATAAAGGATGACcccagagcagcagaggagcagtgCGAGGACGACGACCCCGAC GCTTCTGGCTTCGGGAGTGGAGACGATTCTCTGGATGACAGAGAGACTGAAGAAGAATATAAGAAGAAGTCAGAAGGGAGGAAGAAGCAGCCAGCGAAAAAG gaggaggagagtgttCCGGTCCAAGCTCCACCCACTGAGGCTCCCACAGGCGACAGTGACCACTACGCAG GTCCACAAAAGACAGAAGAACCAGGGGAGAGACCTGGATCA GGTCATGTCAAACTCGGGCCAAAGGGCGAACCAGGTCGCAGAGGCCCACCTGGGCCCCCAGGTCCCTCTGCACTACCGGGAGGTCAACCTGGGCCACGAGGTCCTGCAGGAACTCCTGGGCAACCAGGAACCCCGGGAAAAGACGGACCTCAG GGAAGCAAGGGTGAGAAAGGAGATACT GGCAAGAGAGGAGCACAGGGGGTGCCAGGTTTGGCGGGAGAAGCAGGAGTCAAGGGAGAAAAG GGAGACCCTGGAGTCGGACTGCCAGGCTCTCCAGGTCCGCCCGGGCCTCCTGGACCACCCAGATCCCGCAGTGTACAT TACGGCGCTGACGCTATTGGATCTGGTTTTGATGACCTGGACTCTGACATCGACCCGATCAGG GGTCCTCCTGGTCCACCAGGCCCTCCAGGACCACCTGGTCCACCTGGACATAACCTGTTCTCAGGTTCTGGTGACAGTCACTCTTCTGGAAATGTCGTCCCATCTGGTGCTCCTGGTATAGATGGGCTTAAGGGGATTCCTGGGATACCA ATTATTGACGATTGGTTTAGCGGGTCAGGGCTCGACGGCTCGGGTCAGAGTTCAGAGTTTAGCTCTGACCGTGACCCTGGTCTTGGTTCTGGGCTCATTTTGGGTACTAGTTCTGAGCCTGACTTCGGGTCGTCATGGGTGTCAGGCGAG GGTCCAGCTGGAAGAGATGGTATTCCAGGCTCTCCAGGTGCTGAGGGACAGAAG GGGGAGCAAGGGGTGCGTGGCTCTCCAGGACCAAAG GGTGAATGTGGATTGGAGGGCACTGTCGGGGTAGCAGGCACTCCAGGGCCTCAAGGTCCACAAGGGAAGAGAGGTCCACCAGGTCCGCCTGGTCCTCCCGGGCCACCTGGAGCTTTAGCAACCAAGTTCTTCATTGAG GACTTGGAGGGATCTGGTAAAAGTGACGCGTCCATTGGATCAGGAGTCCGTGCCCCACAG GGTCCTCCTGGTCTTCCTGGTCCAAAG GGTGAAGATGGCGCCCCTGGTGTTCCAGGACTCTCTGTGAAG GGGGAACCAGGAGATCCAGGACCAGATGGTATTCAGGGTCCTGCAGGACTACCAGGTCCAAGG GGAGCAAAGGGAGAAAAAGGAAACCCTGGACCAAAG GGAGAGTGTGGTCCTGATGGACTCACTATCAGAGGACCccctggtcctcctggaccCCCTGGACCAGCGATCAACCTGCAAGAG CTGCTCATGGAGTCAGGTGGATTTAACATCAACCTTACAGAGCTCACTGGACAAAAG GGCCCTGAAGGAGTCCCTGGAAGAGCTGGATTTCCA GGTCCCAGAGGTCCAAAAGGAGACAAGGGTCCTTCAGGTGCTCAAGGACTAGCTGGGCTCAAG GGGGAGAAAGGAGAACCAGGGGTCATCATTGCTGCTGACGGATCCTTGTTGTCAGCTCCAAGAGGTCCTCAGGGTCCAAAAGGCATGAAG GGTGACCGAGGGTTTCCTGGCTCCACTGGACTAATG GGCCCGATCGGTCCGACTGGACAGAAGGGAGAATATGGTTTTCCCGGTCGCCCG GGACGACCGGGGATGCCAGGAAAGaaaggagacagaggagagacagtcgGGGTGCCT GGACCACCTGGTCCACCGGGGCCACCTGGACTTCCAGGACGAGTTGTTGGACTTTCTGGA GAGTCTGTTGTACATGGCGCTAAAGGAGATAAAGGAGATGCTGGACTACCCGGGGAGCCAG GGCTGGGATTACCAGACATAATCATG GGCGAACAAGGGGAGCCAGGATACAGGGGTCAGAAAGGAGAGAAGGGTGAGTCGGGCCCCCCAGGACCACCAGGTTTGCCAGGGCGATCAGGACTTGTG GGTCCAAAAGGAGAAGCCAATGTGGGTCCAGCAGGACCTCCAGGGCTTCCAGGCCCATCTGGACCTCCTGGAATTGGACAGCCGGGTCCCAGAGGAAACCCAGGACCACCTGGACCCCCAGGTCCTGTGGTGGCGCATGGATCAG GCATCAGTGTACCTGGGCCACCTGGTCCACCTGGCCCGCCTGGGTCACCGGGATACACCAGTCCG GTGTCAACCTTCCAGACCACCCAGGCTCTGACCAGAGAGGCTCAGTGGGCCTCAGAAGGAACCTTGGCGTACGTGTCGGAGCGTGGCGGGGAGCTGTACATCAGAACCCAGCATGGCTGGCACAAAATACCG CTTGGAGAGCTGCTCCATCACCGACCCTTACCATCAGGAACATCTGAGCCCCTCAGCAGACGCGGAGACTGGAACAGGTCCCACAGGAGCCACAATCAG GAGCTGCACGAAGGCAGCAGAGGTTTTCAGCCGAGCTTTAACGTGCTGCCTGACACCTTCAACGCCGTGCCTGGG ctccatctggtggcCCTGAATGCACCACTCAAAGGAGACATGAGGGGAATCCGAGGGGCAGACTACCAGTGTTACCAGCAAGCACGAGCCATGGGACTAACAGCCACCTACAGGGCCTTCCTGTCCTCTCACCTTCAGGACTTGGCCACCATCGTCAGAAAGGCTGACCGCATGGACATGCCGGTGGTCAATCTCAGG GGAGAAATGTTGTTCAGCAGCTGGGTGTCCATCTTCACTGGGAACGGTGGCATATTTAATCCTTCCACGCCTATATACTCCTTCGACGGCCGTAATGTGATGACCGACGCAGCATG GCCGGAGAAGATGATCTGGCACGGCTCCAGCACAGTGGGCATCCGTCTGACCACAAACTACTGCGAGGCCTGGAGGACAGCTGACATGGCTGTCACGGGTCAGGCGGCGCTGTTGCAGACAGGGCGCCTGCTGGGCCAGCAGACCCGCTCCTGCTCCAACCACTACATTGTTCTGTGTATAGAGAACACATACGTGGGCAACCTCCACCACCGCAGGCCCTGA
- the col15a1b gene encoding collagen, type XV, alpha 1b isoform X2 → MGRLHLSLAAVLLLASSVEAQWWNVIWASPKSIPSSPQPSAITTTEPSATPGLAGWLGWNQQATDAALNISTHPETPTPISVLSNLDISTAGAGTPSTEDNSAGTSSTTRPTSRPLKHWKSDSRGHLDLTELIGVPLPPSVSFTPGYEGFPAYNFGPDANIGRLTKVFLAEAFYKDFAIIVTVRPSSSRGGVLFAITDAHQKVVELGLALTPVRDGLQSILLYYTDRELASHSHKAAAFSVPDMTDQWTRFTVVVEREEVRLYMDCGEAERTTFHRRPEGLTFSHNSGIFVANAGSTGLEKFVGSIQQLVIKDDPRAAEEQCEDDDPDASGFGSGDDSLDDRETEEEYKKKSEGRKKQPAKKEEESVPVQAPPTEAPTGDSDHYAGPQKTEEPGERPGSGHVKLGPKGEPGRRGPPGPPGPSALPGGQPGPRGPAGTPGQPGTPGKDGPQGSKGEKGDTGKRGAQGVPGLAGEAGVKGEKGDPGVGLPGSPGPPGPPGPPRSRSVHYGADAIGSGFDDLDSDIDPIRGPPGPPGPPGPPGPPGHNLFSGSGDSHSSGNVVPSGAPGIDGLKGIPGIPGPAGRDGIPGSPGAEGQKGEQGVRGSPGPKGECGLEGTVGVAGTPGPQGPQGKRGPPGPPGPPGPPGALATKFFIEDLEGSGKSDASIGSGVRAPQGPPGLPGPKGEDGAPGVPGLSVKGEPGDPGPDGIQGPAGLPGPRGAKGEKGNPGPKGECGPDGLTIRGPPGPPGPPGPAINLQELLMESGGFNINLTELTGQKGPEGVPGRAGFPGPRGPKGDKGPSGAQGLAGLKGEKGEPGVIIAADGSLLSAPRGPQGPKGMKGDRGFPGSTGLMGPIGPTGQKGEYGFPGRPGRPGMPGKKGDRGETVGVPGPPGPPGPPGLPGRVVGLSGESVVHGAKGDKGDAGLPGEPGLGLPDIIMGEQGEPGYRGQKGEKGESGPPGPPGLPGRSGLVGPKGEANVGPAGPPGLPGPSGPPGIGQPGPRGNPGPPGPPGPVVAHGSGISVPGPPGPPGPPGSPGYTSPVSTFQTTQALTREAQWASEGTLAYVSERGGELYIRTQHGWHKIPLGELLHHRPLPSGTSEPLSRRGDWNRSHRSHNQELHEGSRGFQPSFNVLPDTFNAVPGLHLVALNAPLKGDMRGIRGADYQCYQQARAMGLTATYRAFLSSHLQDLATIVRKADRMDMPVVNLRGEMLFSSWVSIFTGNGGIFNPSTPIYSFDGRNVMTDAAWPEKMIWHGSSTVGIRLTTNYCEAWRTADMAVTGQAALLQTGRLLGQQTRSCSNHYIVLCIENTYVGNLHHRRP, encoded by the exons ATGGGAAGGCTTCACTTGTCTCTGGCTGCTGTCCTGCTCCTGGCCTCCTCTGTGGAGGCACAGTGGTGGAACGTCATTTGGGCGAGCCCAAAGAGCATCCCCAGCTCTCCCCAACCATCTGCCATCACCACCACGGAGCCTTCTGCCACCCCAGGCTTGGCAGGCTGGTTAGGATGGAATCAGCAGGCTACTGATGCAGCTCTGAATATCAGCACTCACCCAGAGACCCCGACTCCCATCTCGGTTTTGTCTAACTTGGACATCAGCACTGCTGGAGCTGGGACTCCGTCCACAGAGGACAACTCTGCTGGAACCAGCAGCACGACCAGACCCACTTCAAGACCTTTAAAACACTGGAAAAGTG aCTCGCGGGGTCACCTGGACTTGACAGAGTTGATTGGCgtgcccctccctccctctgtgtCCTTCACCCCTGGGTATGAGGGGTTTCCAGCCTACAACTTCGGACCTGACGCCAACATCGGCAGACTCACCAAGGTCTTCTTGGCTGAGGCCTTCTACAAGGACTTTGCCATCATTGTCACG GTGCGCCCAAGCAGCTCCAGGGGTGGGGTCCTCTTTGCCATCACTGATGCCCACCAGAAGGTGGTGGAGCTGGGTTTGGCCCTCACCCCAGTCCGAGATGGACTCCAGAGTATCTTGCTGTACTATACAGACCGAGAGCTGGCCTCTCACAGCCACAAAGCAGCAGCCttcagcgtgccagacatgacTGACCAGTGGACACGGTTCACT GTGGTGGTGGAGCGTGAGGAGGTACGACTTTACATGGACTGCGGGGAGGCAGAGAGGACCACTTTCCATCGAAGGCCTGAGGGGCTGACCTTCTCACACAACTCTGGAATATTTGTCGCAAATGCAGGAAGCACAGGCCTGGAAAAGTTTGTG GGATCGATTCAGCAGCTGGTAATAAAGGATGACcccagagcagcagaggagcagtgCGAGGACGACGACCCCGAC GCTTCTGGCTTCGGGAGTGGAGACGATTCTCTGGATGACAGAGAGACTGAAGAAGAATATAAGAAGAAGTCAGAAGGGAGGAAGAAGCAGCCAGCGAAAAAG gaggaggagagtgttCCGGTCCAAGCTCCACCCACTGAGGCTCCCACAGGCGACAGTGACCACTACGCAG GTCCACAAAAGACAGAAGAACCAGGGGAGAGACCTGGATCA GGTCATGTCAAACTCGGGCCAAAGGGCGAACCAGGTCGCAGAGGCCCACCTGGGCCCCCAGGTCCCTCTGCACTACCGGGAGGTCAACCTGGGCCACGAGGTCCTGCAGGAACTCCTGGGCAACCAGGAACCCCGGGAAAAGACGGACCTCAG GGAAGCAAGGGTGAGAAAGGAGATACT GGCAAGAGAGGAGCACAGGGGGTGCCAGGTTTGGCGGGAGAAGCAGGAGTCAAGGGAGAAAAG GGAGACCCTGGAGTCGGACTGCCAGGCTCTCCAGGTCCGCCCGGGCCTCCTGGACCACCCAGATCCCGCAGTGTACAT TACGGCGCTGACGCTATTGGATCTGGTTTTGATGACCTGGACTCTGACATCGACCCGATCAGG GGTCCTCCTGGTCCACCAGGCCCTCCAGGACCACCTGGTCCACCTGGACATAACCTGTTCTCAGGTTCTGGTGACAGTCACTCTTCTGGAAATGTCGTCCCATCTGGTGCTCCTGGTATAGATGGGCTTAAGGGGATTCCTGGGATACCA GGTCCAGCTGGAAGAGATGGTATTCCAGGCTCTCCAGGTGCTGAGGGACAGAAG GGGGAGCAAGGGGTGCGTGGCTCTCCAGGACCAAAG GGTGAATGTGGATTGGAGGGCACTGTCGGGGTAGCAGGCACTCCAGGGCCTCAAGGTCCACAAGGGAAGAGAGGTCCACCAGGTCCGCCTGGTCCTCCCGGGCCACCTGGAGCTTTAGCAACCAAGTTCTTCATTGAG GACTTGGAGGGATCTGGTAAAAGTGACGCGTCCATTGGATCAGGAGTCCGTGCCCCACAG GGTCCTCCTGGTCTTCCTGGTCCAAAG GGTGAAGATGGCGCCCCTGGTGTTCCAGGACTCTCTGTGAAG GGGGAACCAGGAGATCCAGGACCAGATGGTATTCAGGGTCCTGCAGGACTACCAGGTCCAAGG GGAGCAAAGGGAGAAAAAGGAAACCCTGGACCAAAG GGAGAGTGTGGTCCTGATGGACTCACTATCAGAGGACCccctggtcctcctggaccCCCTGGACCAGCGATCAACCTGCAAGAG CTGCTCATGGAGTCAGGTGGATTTAACATCAACCTTACAGAGCTCACTGGACAAAAG GGCCCTGAAGGAGTCCCTGGAAGAGCTGGATTTCCA GGTCCCAGAGGTCCAAAAGGAGACAAGGGTCCTTCAGGTGCTCAAGGACTAGCTGGGCTCAAG GGGGAGAAAGGAGAACCAGGGGTCATCATTGCTGCTGACGGATCCTTGTTGTCAGCTCCAAGAGGTCCTCAGGGTCCAAAAGGCATGAAG GGTGACCGAGGGTTTCCTGGCTCCACTGGACTAATG GGCCCGATCGGTCCGACTGGACAGAAGGGAGAATATGGTTTTCCCGGTCGCCCG GGACGACCGGGGATGCCAGGAAAGaaaggagacagaggagagacagtcgGGGTGCCT GGACCACCTGGTCCACCGGGGCCACCTGGACTTCCAGGACGAGTTGTTGGACTTTCTGGA GAGTCTGTTGTACATGGCGCTAAAGGAGATAAAGGAGATGCTGGACTACCCGGGGAGCCAG GGCTGGGATTACCAGACATAATCATG GGCGAACAAGGGGAGCCAGGATACAGGGGTCAGAAAGGAGAGAAGGGTGAGTCGGGCCCCCCAGGACCACCAGGTTTGCCAGGGCGATCAGGACTTGTG GGTCCAAAAGGAGAAGCCAATGTGGGTCCAGCAGGACCTCCAGGGCTTCCAGGCCCATCTGGACCTCCTGGAATTGGACAGCCGGGTCCCAGAGGAAACCCAGGACCACCTGGACCCCCAGGTCCTGTGGTGGCGCATGGATCAG GCATCAGTGTACCTGGGCCACCTGGTCCACCTGGCCCGCCTGGGTCACCGGGATACACCAGTCCG GTGTCAACCTTCCAGACCACCCAGGCTCTGACCAGAGAGGCTCAGTGGGCCTCAGAAGGAACCTTGGCGTACGTGTCGGAGCGTGGCGGGGAGCTGTACATCAGAACCCAGCATGGCTGGCACAAAATACCG CTTGGAGAGCTGCTCCATCACCGACCCTTACCATCAGGAACATCTGAGCCCCTCAGCAGACGCGGAGACTGGAACAGGTCCCACAGGAGCCACAATCAG GAGCTGCACGAAGGCAGCAGAGGTTTTCAGCCGAGCTTTAACGTGCTGCCTGACACCTTCAACGCCGTGCCTGGG ctccatctggtggcCCTGAATGCACCACTCAAAGGAGACATGAGGGGAATCCGAGGGGCAGACTACCAGTGTTACCAGCAAGCACGAGCCATGGGACTAACAGCCACCTACAGGGCCTTCCTGTCCTCTCACCTTCAGGACTTGGCCACCATCGTCAGAAAGGCTGACCGCATGGACATGCCGGTGGTCAATCTCAGG GGAGAAATGTTGTTCAGCAGCTGGGTGTCCATCTTCACTGGGAACGGTGGCATATTTAATCCTTCCACGCCTATATACTCCTTCGACGGCCGTAATGTGATGACCGACGCAGCATG GCCGGAGAAGATGATCTGGCACGGCTCCAGCACAGTGGGCATCCGTCTGACCACAAACTACTGCGAGGCCTGGAGGACAGCTGACATGGCTGTCACGGGTCAGGCGGCGCTGTTGCAGACAGGGCGCCTGCTGGGCCAGCAGACCCGCTCCTGCTCCAACCACTACATTGTTCTGTGTATAGAGAACACATACGTGGGCAACCTCCACCACCGCAGGCCCTGA